From the Endozoicomonas sp. Mp262 genome, the window GTCTGAGGTGTTTGAGTCTGCTTCAAAATAATAAGTATCCGTTCAGGCTGTATTCATTGATTTAAACAACAGTTATTACAGCCTGAAATGGGGGGACTTTGTCCAATTTTTGGGCAAATGTACTCTAGTACAGCACCCTACCTAAAACATAAATATCCGTACGGGTGCGCTGTTATAAAAAGTTAAATAATTAAACGAAAATTAAAAAATCGGGAGTATTAACATGTCATCAGTATTATCCATGATACTGGCTGGGGGCGCAGGAACACGGTTGGCACCGCTGACAGAGCAGCGAGCGAAACCCGCTGTACCCTTTGGGGGCCAGTACCGGATTATTGATTTTGTATTGAGTAATTTTGTGAACTCCGACCTTCACAAAATTTATCTGGTTACACAGTTTAAATCACACTCTTTAAGCAAGCATCTTCAGCGCTGCTGGCGAATTGCGGGACTGTCTGACAAGTTTATTGATACCCTGCCTGCACAAATGTGGACGGGAGGGGATTGGTACCAGGGGACAGCGGATGCTATTTATCAGAATATCCACCATATTGAGTCCCATAATCCGGATATGGTCTGTGTATTTGGCGGTGATCATATTTACACCATGGATGTCCGGCAGATGGTCACCTACCACGAGCAGAATAATGCCGATCTGACCGTTGCTGCCATTCCGGTACCTGTTGATCAGGCCCACCAGTTTGGTGTTATCGAAGTTGATGACAATGGACGTATGATTGGTTTTGAGGAAAAACCTACATCCAATCCCAAAACCATGCCAGGCAATCCCAATTATGTGCTGGCTTCTATGGGGAACTATGTCTTTAACAAAGAGTGTCTGGTTCGAGAGCTTAAAGCCAATAGTGAGGATGCGGGGTCGTCTCATGATTTTGGTAAGGATATTATTCCGTCCCTTTATCCAAGGGCGAAGGTGATGGTCTATGACTTTACCACTAATGTGATTCCCGGCGATCACAATGATGGTTACTGGAGAGATGTTGGCACCATTGACTCCTACTGGCAGTCTAATATGGATTTTCTGTCTGAAAAACCTCCGATTAATTTGCATAACCAGCAGTGGCCTATTAACACCTATATACCGCCTTATCCACCTGCACTGATTGCCTATGACCGGGAGATACGTGCAGGCCAGATCAACAATTCCATGGTGGGTACGGGTTGTATTTTCAATGATGTCTTTATGGATAACTCTGTGGTTGGATACAACGTGGCTATGGGGAATAAGGCCAGCATCTCTGACTCTGTTATTTTGCCCAATGTAAAAATTGGTGAGGGTGCCGTGATTCACAGGGCAATCGTTGATAAACGGGTTGAAATTGCACCAGGCGCTAAAGTAGGTGTGAACCTGGAACAAGACCGCAAACGATTTACTGTGACTGATTCGGGATTGGTTGTAGTACCAAGAGGAATGAAGGTTGGCTTCTGAACTGAAGATTCTTTTTGCCGTCTCTGAACTGGCAGGTATTGTTAAAACCGGGGGGCTGGCCGATGCGGTTGGCGCCCTGGCGCCTGCCATGATTAAGCAGGGGCATGATGTGCGTGTGATAATGCCGGCTTACCGGTCAACATTCACAAGCCTCGACTCTAAGGTTATTGCCTGTGGTGAAGTGGCAATTAATTACCATCAGCGGATAGGCTTTGCCCTGAGGCAAGCCTGTTTTGATGGAATTGTCGTTTATTTGATTGAGCACAATGATTATTTTCACCGGGCCGGGCTTTATGGTGAGCACGGCCAGGGTTATGGCGATAATAGCCAGCGTTTTGCTTTCTTCAGTAAGGCAGTGCTGGCAGCCTGTCAGCTGATTGATTTCTCGCCTGATGTGATTCATTGCCATGACTGGCAAACAGCATTATTGCCCTATTATTTGAAAGTGGATGAGTGCAAAACACCCTTTTTCAACAACACCGGCACGGTACTGACCATTCATAATGCGGCCTACCAACAGCATACCGGCAGCCATTTAATGGATGAGCTGGGCATCGCCTGGCGCTATTTTAATGCGGCCTGTTTTGAAGACTGTGGGCAAATTAATTTGCTCAAGGGCGGTATCGCTTTTGCGGATAGAGTAACAACGGTCAGTCCAACCTATGCTGAGGAACTGTTAACCGAAGAAGGCGGTCATGGTTTGGTTGATAGTTTCCGGCGTCGGCACCGGGATCTTTACGGTATTCTTAATGGTTGTGACTACCGGCACTGGGACCCTGCCACTGATGAATTAATTCCGGCAACCTTTTCCAAAGAGGTTATGCAAGGGAAAGCCGTCTGTAAAAGCGCATTGCAGGATCGACTGAATTTACCCGTGGATGATGGCAAGCCTGTTTTTGGCCTGGTTAGCCGGTTGGCGGATCAAAAAGGCTTTAGTTTTTTAATGCCTGCCTTGCAGCGTATTCTTCGTGAAAATATACAGCTGGTTTTACTGGGGTCAGGAGACAGGGCGATTGCGGAAGAATTGCAATGGTTCGCTGAGCGGTATCCGGACAAATGTCGTTTTATCAATGGTTTTGATAATGGCTTAGCGCACTGGATAGAGGCGGGCAGTGACTTTTTCCTGATGCCATCGCTCTTTGAACCCTGCGGTCTAAACCAGATGTATAGCCTGAAATATGGCACCTTGCCTATTGTCAGGGCTGTTGGCGGCCTGAAAGACACGGTGGAGGCTTATGGTGACAAAGGCGAGCAAGGAACGGGGTTTGTTTTTGAACAACCCTGTGCGCCTGATTTAATAGCCTGTCTCTATCGAGCTCTCAGGGTTTATGGGGATGCCCGGATATTTAGACAGTTGCAGCAAAATGCCATGAGCCAGACCTTCACCTGGGAAGAGTCTGCCGCTGCTTACTGTGACATCTACCACTCAATCAACTAAAAAGGAGCCTTAACGTTGGGAGTTAACCAGTACCGGGAAGCTATCCATACGGCTCTCGAGTAAGCTGAAACACCCGTATGCATTCCCGGCATATGCCGGGAGTTAGGTGCAGAGGTGGATACGAAAGTTTTGCAGTGCTGTGACTACCAATAGCCTGATTATGAATATTGCTGTAACGCCACATTCCTCAATTAATGAGCTGGAGCAGGTATTGTGTGCCTGTCCTTTTGATTTCCTGGGCCTGCACCAAAACCCTTCAGGAAAAGGGTTGGTGGCACGTGTTTGGCGACCTGATGCCCGATCAGTAAAGTTAAGGGAATATCCTTCTGGCAAGCTTTTGGGGGAAATGGCGTCCAGAATCCCGGGTCTCTTTGAGTTTCATCTAACCAGACGACGAAAGCTGTTTAATTATCAGCTGGATATTTGTACAGAAGATGGCCATAGCTACCGGATTCTGGATCCCTATCAGTTTGGTCAGTACGTCCTGAAACAGGACGATATTGATTATGATAATTTGCACCGTCATTTAGGTGCCCATAAGAACACCCATCACTTCAATACCCGTCGAACTGCAACAGGTGTGCTGTTCCGGGTATATGCACCTCATGCCCGTTCCGTCAGTGTGACTGGCAGCTTTAATAACTGGGATGGTCGTATTCATCCCATGGCCAGTGCTGATGACGGAATCTGGCGTCTTTTTGTTCCGGGGCTGAAGCCCGGAGAGCTTTATAAATACGAGATCCATGATCAGCAGGGTAATCAGCTGCCCCTGAAGGCTGACCCTTTTGGTGAATACGCTGAACAATGGCCCGGCCTGGCTTCCATTGTCTATGACAGGGATCGTTATCAGTGGAAAGATACTGGCTGGCTGGAAAAACGAAAGGATGTTCAGGGCTATGATAAGCCTATTTCGGTTTACGAAGTCCATGCCGGTTCCTGGAAACGAAAAGAAGAGGGTGAGTTTCTTAATTACCGGGAATTGGCTAAGGAGCTGGTGCCTTATGTCAGAAAAATGGGCTTTACTCATATCGAGTTGATGCCCATTTCTGAACACCCCCTTTATGATTCCTGGGGCTATCAGCCCGTGGGGATGTTTGCGCCTACCAGTCGTTATGGCAGTCCCGATGACTTTAAGTATTTTGTGGATCACTGCCACCAGGCAGGGATTGGCGTTATCCTGGACTGGGTGCCTGCCCACTTCCCCAATGACGACCACGGTCTTGCTAATTTTGATGGTACGGCGCTTTATGAGCATCCTGATCCACGCAGAGGCTGGCATCCTGACTGGAAAACCTGCATTTATGACTTTGGCAAACCCTGGGTCCAGGATTTTCTGATCAGTAATGCCCTGTACTGGCTGGATGAATACCATATTGATGGTTTGCGTGTTGATGCTGTGGCTTCCATGCTCTATCTGGATTACTCCCGTAACTATGGGGAATGGGAGCCTAATATTCATGGGGGGCATGAAAACCTGGAAGCCATAGCTCTGTTAAAACGGTTCAATGAAACGGTTTACCGCTGTCATCCGGATGTTATGACCATTGCCGAAGAGTCAACCAGCTGGCCTGGCGTTTCCCGCCCGCTTTATGAGAATGGCTTGGGCTTTGGCTATAAATGGAATATGGGTTGGATGCACGATAGTCTGGGCTTTATGAAAAA encodes:
- the glgC gene encoding glucose-1-phosphate adenylyltransferase, yielding MSSVLSMILAGGAGTRLAPLTEQRAKPAVPFGGQYRIIDFVLSNFVNSDLHKIYLVTQFKSHSLSKHLQRCWRIAGLSDKFIDTLPAQMWTGGDWYQGTADAIYQNIHHIESHNPDMVCVFGGDHIYTMDVRQMVTYHEQNNADLTVAAIPVPVDQAHQFGVIEVDDNGRMIGFEEKPTSNPKTMPGNPNYVLASMGNYVFNKECLVRELKANSEDAGSSHDFGKDIIPSLYPRAKVMVYDFTTNVIPGDHNDGYWRDVGTIDSYWQSNMDFLSEKPPINLHNQQWPINTYIPPYPPALIAYDREIRAGQINNSMVGTGCIFNDVFMDNSVVGYNVAMGNKASISDSVILPNVKIGEGAVIHRAIVDKRVEIAPGAKVGVNLEQDRKRFTVTDSGLVVVPRGMKVGF
- the glgA gene encoding glycogen synthase GlgA; translation: MASELKILFAVSELAGIVKTGGLADAVGALAPAMIKQGHDVRVIMPAYRSTFTSLDSKVIACGEVAINYHQRIGFALRQACFDGIVVYLIEHNDYFHRAGLYGEHGQGYGDNSQRFAFFSKAVLAACQLIDFSPDVIHCHDWQTALLPYYLKVDECKTPFFNNTGTVLTIHNAAYQQHTGSHLMDELGIAWRYFNAACFEDCGQINLLKGGIAFADRVTTVSPTYAEELLTEEGGHGLVDSFRRRHRDLYGILNGCDYRHWDPATDELIPATFSKEVMQGKAVCKSALQDRLNLPVDDGKPVFGLVSRLADQKGFSFLMPALQRILRENIQLVLLGSGDRAIAEELQWFAERYPDKCRFINGFDNGLAHWIEAGSDFFLMPSLFEPCGLNQMYSLKYGTLPIVRAVGGLKDTVEAYGDKGEQGTGFVFEQPCAPDLIACLYRALRVYGDARIFRQLQQNAMSQTFTWEESAAAYCDIYHSIN
- the glgB gene encoding 1,4-alpha-glucan branching protein GlgB; this translates as MNIAVTPHSSINELEQVLCACPFDFLGLHQNPSGKGLVARVWRPDARSVKLREYPSGKLLGEMASRIPGLFEFHLTRRRKLFNYQLDICTEDGHSYRILDPYQFGQYVLKQDDIDYDNLHRHLGAHKNTHHFNTRRTATGVLFRVYAPHARSVSVTGSFNNWDGRIHPMASADDGIWRLFVPGLKPGELYKYEIHDQQGNQLPLKADPFGEYAEQWPGLASIVYDRDRYQWKDTGWLEKRKDVQGYDKPISVYEVHAGSWKRKEEGEFLNYRELAKELVPYVRKMGFTHIELMPISEHPLYDSWGYQPVGMFAPTSRYGSPDDFKYFVDHCHQAGIGVILDWVPAHFPNDDHGLANFDGTALYEHPDPRRGWHPDWKTCIYDFGKPWVQDFLISNALYWLDEYHIDGLRVDAVASMLYLDYSRNYGEWEPNIHGGHENLEAIALLKRFNETVYRCHPDVMTIAEESTSWPGVSRPLYENGLGFGYKWNMGWMHDSLGFMKKAPEHRQHHHGQMTFSTVYAWSENFILSLSHDEVVYGKGTLLTRMPGDDWQKFANLRAYLAFMYTHPGKKLLFMGGELGTWHEWNHNGVLDWPLLEQHEGRHAGVQSLVKKLNKVYRDLPALHEQDVNPEGFYWLVDNDSAQSVLAYARVDKKGQSVVVISNLTPVVRTDYCIGVPDSGGYQEVLNTDWTEFSGSGVTTGKSLMTQPVSMHGQEQSLSLTLPPLATVILMPYQQYKK